A genomic window from Brevibacillus agri includes:
- the proB gene encoding glutamate 5-kinase, with product MKKGKMRLVVKVGSSSIAAAGGGVDPAKMSLLVSAVSKLREVGHQVVLVSSGAVASGYQRLGYQQRPRSLAAKQAAAAIGQSLLMQTYTQMFAAHHFSVAQILLTRGDFSDRERYQHAFQTLSLLLDKNILPIINENDTVSVAELTFGDNDMLGALVAGLVHADLYMILTDTNGLYDKDPRHHPDARRIGSLEQVTEEIEALAGGASQLGTGGMRSKLIAAKTAQGLGIPSFIGKLAQSADLIKVLAGNGDGTYVGYRPESPATAGVSTRKQWIALHSPVRGTITVDSGAAEAILEKSRSLLLAGVRDVSGMFEEGEVIEVYCEGALIGRGVSRYGAAQLLDSLSPSGLTRRSGTVIHRDEWTPARSKTF from the coding sequence ATGAAGAAGGGAAAAATGCGTTTGGTTGTCAAAGTGGGCAGCAGTTCGATTGCCGCGGCAGGCGGTGGCGTGGACCCGGCGAAAATGTCCTTGCTCGTCTCCGCTGTCAGCAAGCTGCGCGAGGTAGGGCACCAGGTCGTGCTCGTTTCCTCGGGCGCGGTCGCGAGCGGTTATCAACGTCTTGGCTACCAGCAGCGCCCCCGCTCTCTCGCTGCCAAGCAGGCCGCCGCAGCCATCGGGCAAAGCCTGCTGATGCAGACGTACACGCAAATGTTCGCGGCCCATCACTTCAGCGTGGCGCAAATTTTGCTGACGCGGGGAGACTTCTCCGATCGCGAGCGCTACCAGCACGCTTTTCAAACGTTGTCGCTGCTTTTGGACAAAAACATTTTGCCGATCATCAACGAAAATGACACGGTATCTGTGGCGGAGCTGACCTTTGGCGACAACGACATGCTCGGCGCGCTGGTGGCCGGACTGGTCCACGCTGATTTGTACATGATTCTCACCGATACGAACGGACTGTACGACAAAGACCCGCGCCACCATCCGGACGCCCGGCGAATCGGCTCGCTTGAGCAGGTGACAGAGGAAATCGAGGCGTTGGCAGGAGGCGCGTCACAGCTCGGCACGGGCGGAATGCGCTCGAAGCTGATCGCCGCGAAAACGGCGCAAGGCTTGGGAATCCCGAGCTTTATCGGAAAATTGGCGCAATCGGCTGATCTTATCAAGGTGCTTGCGGGCAACGGCGATGGCACCTACGTCGGCTACCGTCCCGAATCCCCTGCAACAGCCGGCGTTTCCACGCGCAAGCAATGGATCGCGCTCCACTCCCCTGTTCGCGGCACGATCACGGTCGACAGCGGGGCGGCGGAAGCGATTTTGGAAAAAAGCCGCAGCCTGCTTCTGGCGGGCGTACGCGATGTCTCGGGGATGTTCGAGGAAGGCGAGGTTATCGAGGTGTATTGCGAAGGCGCTCTGATCGGCCGGGGCGTCAGCAGGTACGGCGCTGCCCAGCTCCTGGATTCGCTCTCACCTTCTGGCTTGACGCGACGCAGCGGTACCGTAATCCACCGCGATGAATGGACCCCGGCACGCTCGAAAACGTTTTGA
- a CDS encoding ABC transporter ATP-binding protein, whose amino-acid sequence MIELVNVTKSYNGTNKAVDQLNLTVPKGEIFGFLGPNGAGKTTTIKMVTGVIRPDQGEITINGKNIASQPLEAKQQFGYVPDSPDQFLRLKGLEYVSFMADMYDVPKDVRGKRILELANRFEMTNALGDPIQSYSHGMRQKIMIMGVLVHNPEVWILDEPLTGLDPKSSFTLKEMMREHADSGRTVFFSTHVLEVAEKLCDRVAIINKGKILFCGTFKEMQQHFQSDVSLESLFLELTKHE is encoded by the coding sequence ATGATCGAGCTGGTGAATGTGACGAAAAGCTACAACGGGACAAACAAAGCGGTCGATCAGCTAAATCTGACAGTGCCGAAGGGGGAAATATTCGGCTTCCTCGGCCCCAATGGAGCAGGGAAGACGACGACGATCAAGATGGTGACCGGAGTGATCCGCCCGGACCAGGGCGAAATTACGATTAACGGAAAAAACATCGCTTCCCAGCCGCTTGAAGCCAAGCAGCAGTTTGGCTATGTACCGGACAGCCCGGACCAGTTTTTGCGGCTGAAAGGGCTGGAGTACGTCAGCTTCATGGCCGATATGTACGATGTGCCAAAAGACGTGCGCGGGAAGCGGATTCTGGAACTGGCGAACCGCTTTGAAATGACGAACGCGCTCGGCGACCCGATTCAGAGCTACTCGCACGGGATGCGGCAAAAAATCATGATTATGGGCGTGCTTGTGCACAACCCCGAGGTGTGGATTCTCGACGAGCCGTTGACCGGGCTGGACCCCAAGTCGTCGTTTACGCTGAAAGAGATGATGCGGGAGCATGCCGACAGCGGGCGCACCGTATTTTTTTCGACCCACGTGCTGGAAGTGGCGGAAAAGCTCTGTGACCGTGTCGCGATCATCAACAAAGGGAAAATTTTGTTTTGCGGTACCTTCAAAGAGATGCAGCAGCATTTTCAGTCAGATGTTTCGCTGGAGAGCCTGTTCCTGGAGCTGACGAAGCATGAATAA
- a CDS encoding putative ABC transporter permease subunit, with translation MNKVLLLSKVLLKNAGSTWGAKKGSGWKKLLLVLAILIGLIPMMLGAVVFISAMYDGLALLGQEAALLGLGVTVVSVAIFVFGILYVLSVFYYSQDVEQLLPLPLRPMHILGAKFIVALCYEYLTALVLLGPLLVTYGVKSGGGFLYYLFAVLIFLLVPIVPLVMAAVVVMLFMRFTNMGKSKERFRLISGLFAICLAVGFQMVVQRQTSGGVDSIEQLQELIASQENALLNLVTQFFPAGRLAALALQDSGTLESLGYLAVFFLVAVASLIVFLVVGNSLYFAGVMGISDAVAKRKTVGDAAFQKLVKQRSRLLSYFWKEWKMLWRTPAFFLNCTLSGILVPILALLPLLARRDSGEMLARLQATLQGEHAGAISLAIAFAAFVMLGALNSTSVTAISRDGQGFFYNKTLPILPQHLLLAKVMPGIILSTISMLLLLAEAVWLLALSGEFIVWAILCGIPGVIFINLVGIMVDLHLPKLGWSSEQEAVKQNLNPLFSLLVGLVAGGLVVVAISFAGTSLFATALGLFALFALLDFGIYRLLVAKGPGWLEKIEE, from the coding sequence ATGAATAAAGTCCTGCTGTTATCCAAAGTGCTGCTTAAAAATGCGGGCTCGACCTGGGGGGCGAAAAAAGGAAGCGGCTGGAAGAAACTGCTGCTTGTCTTGGCGATTTTGATCGGACTGATTCCGATGATGCTCGGGGCTGTCGTCTTTATTTCCGCGATGTACGACGGGCTGGCGCTGCTCGGACAGGAAGCGGCGTTGCTCGGACTGGGAGTGACGGTGGTTTCGGTGGCGATTTTCGTCTTCGGGATTTTGTACGTCCTGAGCGTGTTTTACTACTCGCAGGATGTCGAGCAACTGTTGCCGTTGCCGCTTCGGCCGATGCACATTCTTGGGGCCAAATTCATTGTCGCGCTCTGCTATGAGTATCTTACGGCACTGGTCTTGCTGGGACCGCTTCTGGTAACATACGGAGTGAAGAGCGGGGGAGGCTTTCTGTACTACCTGTTTGCCGTCCTCATTTTTTTGCTCGTGCCCATCGTTCCGCTTGTGATGGCGGCAGTTGTGGTCATGCTGTTCATGCGCTTTACGAACATGGGCAAAAGCAAGGAGCGCTTCCGCTTAATCAGCGGCCTGTTTGCGATTTGTCTGGCAGTCGGGTTTCAAATGGTCGTGCAGCGCCAGACGAGCGGCGGGGTAGACAGCATAGAACAACTGCAGGAGCTGATTGCCAGCCAGGAGAACGCGTTGTTGAACCTGGTGACGCAGTTTTTCCCTGCGGGCAGGCTCGCGGCACTCGCCTTGCAAGACAGCGGCACGCTGGAATCGCTCGGCTATCTGGCAGTCTTTTTCCTGGTGGCGGTTGCCAGTCTGATCGTCTTTCTTGTGGTCGGAAACAGCTTGTACTTCGCTGGGGTCATGGGGATCAGCGACGCTGTGGCCAAACGAAAAACGGTCGGAGATGCGGCTTTTCAAAAGCTCGTGAAGCAGCGCTCAAGACTCTTGTCCTACTTCTGGAAGGAATGGAAAATGCTCTGGCGGACGCCTGCCTTTTTCCTGAACTGCACGCTCTCCGGCATTCTCGTGCCGATCCTGGCCTTGCTGCCTTTGCTCGCCCGCCGGGATAGCGGAGAGATGCTAGCGCGCCTGCAAGCGACGCTACAGGGCGAGCACGCCGGAGCCATCAGCCTGGCGATTGCCTTTGCCGCTTTTGTGATGCTGGGTGCTCTCAACAGCACTTCGGTTACGGCGATTTCCAGGGATGGACAAGGGTTCTTTTACAACAAGACATTGCCGATTTTGCCCCAGCACCTTTTGCTGGCAAAAGTCATGCCGGGCATCATCCTCAGCACGATCAGCATGCTGTTGCTGCTGGCCGAAGCTGTCTGGCTTCTGGCGCTGTCCGGGGAGTTCATCGTCTGGGCGATCCTGTGCGGGATTCCGGGCGTGATCTTCATCAACCTGGTCGGCATCATGGTCGACCTGCACCTGCCCAAGCTGGGATGGAGCTCAGAGCAGGAAGCGGTGAAGCAGAATCTCAATCCGCTGTTCTCGCTTCTCGTCGGCCTGGTGGCGGGAGGACTGGTTGTCGTGGCTATTAGTTTTGCGGGGACTTCTCTGTTTGCAACGGCTCTGGGACTTTTCGCTCTTTTTGCCCTTCTGGACTTCGGGATTTACCGATTGCTTGTTGCCAAAGGACCAGGGTGGCTGGAAAAGATCGAAGAGTGA
- a CDS encoding S-layer homology domain-containing protein translates to MMKRFALCFLMALLLVQTAWTGGAHAAGVFDDTEGHWAEQQIEELASLGIVKRNSSHAFYPNKPITRGEALALLNRVFETAYGSLELPQRKSNLDYRFLLRGEVEQLLVNMKAIWQVETNALSSYDPGDRMLYYLYLAESGQLLKKQQKENPDWWLSSEAMQRPLTREEASLLLFHVLAPQKFRTANLKPQDAVTYFNSFYEWKQDRFYRDTYSPYPLAIREFQLFLTEKTFSPEKIMTRAEYAVVMKRLLDYYRTDMAAQFRSTVAQQQNIAQLYLRSATLALEKKQQARLAAVFAPEPLKAMTTLPQVPKYNGPVTITSKTDMNDPKILWLIGHYRDPVNGDFQVEYKLEQDASNAYGRKITAVLYSEK, encoded by the coding sequence ATGATGAAGCGTTTTGCTCTCTGTTTTCTCATGGCATTGCTGCTCGTGCAAACTGCATGGACGGGCGGTGCACATGCTGCAGGTGTTTTCGATGACACCGAAGGACACTGGGCAGAGCAACAAATTGAAGAACTGGCGAGCCTGGGGATTGTAAAGCGAAACAGCAGCCACGCGTTTTATCCGAACAAGCCGATTACGCGCGGCGAAGCGCTGGCTCTGCTCAACCGCGTATTTGAGACGGCCTACGGCTCGCTTGAGCTGCCGCAGCGAAAAAGCAACCTGGACTACCGCTTTCTGCTTCGGGGGGAAGTAGAACAACTGTTGGTCAACATGAAAGCGATCTGGCAAGTAGAAACGAATGCGCTGTCCAGCTACGATCCGGGCGACAGAATGCTCTATTACTTGTACCTGGCCGAAAGCGGGCAACTGCTCAAAAAACAGCAAAAAGAAAATCCTGACTGGTGGCTGTCCAGCGAAGCCATGCAGCGGCCGTTGACCCGAGAAGAGGCGAGCCTGCTGTTGTTCCACGTGCTGGCGCCGCAAAAATTCAGAACGGCCAATTTGAAGCCGCAAGACGCGGTGACGTACTTCAACAGCTTTTACGAGTGGAAGCAGGATCGGTTCTACCGCGATACATACTCTCCATACCCGCTGGCTATTCGCGAGTTTCAGTTGTTTTTGACCGAAAAGACGTTTTCACCCGAGAAAATCATGACCCGCGCGGAATATGCCGTCGTCATGAAGCGACTGCTCGATTATTACCGCACCGATATGGCAGCCCAGTTCCGCAGCACGGTGGCGCAGCAGCAAAATATCGCCCAACTGTACTTGCGCTCCGCTACTCTCGCGCTGGAGAAAAAGCAGCAGGCCCGCTTGGCCGCCGTGTTCGCTCCCGAACCGTTAAAAGCGATGACAACGCTTCCGCAAGTGCCGAAGTACAACGGCCCGGTGACGATTACAAGCAAGACAGACATGAATGACCCGAAAATTCTTTGGCTGATCGGCCACTATCGCGACCCGGTAAACGGAGACTTCCAGGTCGAATACAAGCTGGAGCAGGATGCGTCGAATGCTTATGGGCGCAAAATCACAGCCGTTCTTTATTCGGAAAAATAG